The proteins below are encoded in one region of Epinephelus lanceolatus isolate andai-2023 chromosome 7, ASM4190304v1, whole genome shotgun sequence:
- the vgll1 gene encoding transcription cofactor vestigial-like protein 1 — translation MEDRTDSPIAVKVEEHSRCVILTYFQGDINSMVDAHFSRALSKGCKAKAPAAKAKKIRKSIKLEETSTCQGPAVDCYSESQLPPVAGRLMNFSPADDPAGSWHSFTTRTGEGPGLPSLTYSLSPDGLSLTGQQYASSLLNLLHSDRGEMGPSVASSSKPELHPSWTMPQGLRDSMDPTLGFEPGRRLDKKDLYWY, via the exons ATGGAGGACAGAACAGACAGTCCCATAGCCGTGAAGGTGGAGGAGCATTCTCGGTGTGTCATCCTGACCTACTTCCAGGGTGACATCAACAGCATGGTGGACGCTCACTTCAGCCGTGCCCTCAGCAAAGGCTGCAAGGCCAAGGCACCGGCAGCAAAGGCAAAGAAAATACGTAAAAGTATTAAACTGG AGGAAACCAGCACCTGTCAGGGGCCGGCTGTTGACTGTTACTCAGAGTCACAGCTCCCTCCTGTAGCAGGACGTCTCATGAATTTCAGCCCTGCAGACGACCCCGCTGGCTCGTGGCACTCGTTCACAACCAGGACAGGAGAGGGCCCGGGGTTGCCGTCCCTCACCTACTCCCTGTCCCCAGATGGATTGAGTCTTACTGGACAGCAATACGCCTCATCTCTGCTCAACCTCCTGCATAGTGACCGGGGTGAGATGGGACCCAGCGTGGCCTCCAGCTCCAAGCCAGAACTGCATCCCAGCTGGACGATGCCTCAGGGATTGAGAGACTCCATGGACCCCACCTTAGGATTTGAACCTG GACGGCGTCTGGACAAGAAGGACTTGTACTGGTActga